TGGCATCACGTTGAGCAATTTTATTAATCTCATTTACTTTGAAAGTTATTTCATAGTGTTTACTAAATCGCTCAATTACTTCATCGATAAACGGTCGAAACGACTTGTCCTCATACTTAACAATTAATCCATCTGTATTTGATTGAATAAGCTCTATAAACGGCTCTAATAATACAATCAAATGGGTAAGAATGAGTTGGCCATTTACTACGATGTTGTTAAATTGTTGTGGATCAAACAATGCATTAAATTCCGACTTGCAAGCACCTACTGCAGCATTGAGCAAAATTTTATATATTTCCTCTTTTGATTCACCTGCAGCTTGATACTTTAATCGATCCTGATATATTTTTTCGTATCGTTCAGGCATCTTGGCGGCTCTACTTATAAAGCCATTATTAATTTTTAATGTTGGAAAATACGATTTCGCATCGATGTGTAAAAAGTACCCTTCACTCAAATAATTTTCTTTCGCTGCATGCAATCCACCAAAGCCATACGTATGTGTTAATCCAGCAAGCTTATATTCAAATTGTCGTTTTTCTAAATCTGTTATGGATCCACCTTCTAAATAGGACACATGGATATTGTTATAAAAATCGACAACTGATTTTGGCAATTCATTTATTTTGAGTCTCTTGTCATAGCTAAGTTTTAATCGATCGCGCTTGTGGTCCTTCATTTTAAAGGCTTTTAATACGGTAGATGCTAAATTTGCTCTTGTCTTTTTTACATCAGATGGATGTAATTTGAACGTATCAATAATTTCAAATTTGGAAGTAAAATAATCTTCACGTTTTTGAAAGGCTTCTCCGGTGGCTTTTACATCGTTTTCACAATAATCAAGGATTGTTTGGACTTCCTCCGGTGTTAAATCCTTTTGGTCAAAATCAACAGGCGTTTCAATTATATTCATGCCTAAATTGGCCATAGCCTCTTTTAAAGAGAGTGATTTATTTATCAACTCTTGTCTTACATCCAAAGTAAGAAAGCCACAATTTACTTTTCTTTTAAATGTGCCAGCCATAATTTGTTGACTAATTTTATATGGGTTTTGGTCTGTTAGAATAGCCCATAAAATGATGTCGTCATAATAATAATTATTAAAGCCAACAAGAATATCTTTTGAAGAAAGAGCGCTTTGTAGGCGCTCTTTATCATTGTGTATGCGTATGATTCTATTGTTGGCCAGATTTAAGATGACACACATCCAATCATTAGGGAAAACCTCAAAATCATACACTTTGAACATATTATAATGGCTCCGGTTGGCTTAATGAGAAGTTAACGAATGTACCATTTTTAGATTTAGAATGCTTAATATCCATTTCGCATTGGGTGCCTAGTGCTTCCTTAAATGCATTGACTAAATCAGTCTCAGGTGAACCGAAAACAGAAGGGTCCAATTCGATGTTTAGTGCATATGCACATTTCATCGTTTGTTTTAATGCTCGTGCCATCATTTTTTCGGTGAAGAAGATCATTCCAAAATGTTTACGGTTTTCAAACCCTTCATTTAATAGTTCAAGATCAAGTTGTAACCATTCTGTGCCTTTATCATTTACACGCCATTGCACCTCTGAAAGTACAACATCATATCCACCCTCTGGAAGTGCCTCGTGATCGTCCACCGGTGATGTTTTAGGATCAAATCCCTCTGCTAATAATTTTTGAGCCATAGCTGCTAAGTTACTCATATTCTTCGTCTCCTTTGGTAATAGTGATAATAATTTTTTACATTGTTCTTTATCAAACATACCGATATGTGCCGTTTCTCGTGTTAATCCCATCATATCGGCTAATTGTTGATATGCTTTTGAACGACTAACTTTTCCATACTTCCACCGAACATCAAATCGTGCATGGCACAATTTACGTAATTCCCTCAATTCAGCAT
This genomic interval from Lysinibacillus sphaericus contains the following:
- a CDS encoding zinc-finger-containing protein, with protein sequence MICPYCQEQAEFISSKDFYGTDYRTNLYICRPCDARVGTHGRGKTPLGTMANAELRELRKLCHARFDVRWKYGKVSRSKAYQQLADMMGLTRETAHIGMFDKEQCKKLLSLLPKETKNMSNLAAMAQKLLAEGFDPKTSPVDDHEALPEGGYDVVLSEVQWRVNDKGTEWLQLDLELLNEGFENRKHFGMIFFTEKMMARALKQTMKCAYALNIELDPSVFGSPETDLVNAFKEALGTQCEMDIKHSKSKNGTFVNFSLSQPEPL